A single region of the Syngnathoides biaculeatus isolate LvHL_M chromosome 17, ASM1980259v1, whole genome shotgun sequence genome encodes:
- the sbno1 gene encoding protein strawberry notch homolog 1 isoform X2 has translation MDPGQDLLLTALSESGICPNDIGLFDVDSQDVGQPSTTQQSISISALDVGLGTESGELVRTESPSPGPVVTIRHKPQPSTTTFVLNQLNQLPSLGAAVTKPSAGNPVKHTVTVTKVVHVANSALRGSSGPTSAGNPPSVSTAVPSNPDQIQLKDLLRAGSVKSSGMKGNSLVELMKLKPPPDIATPVATATGPSEMNNGIKKENPAPKESVVRSWSNDELKLHAFSHSPNTPGMREEDEPEEEEEEELGHAETYAEYMPMKLKVGLRHPDPVVETSSLSSVSPPDVWYRLTIPEEVIDRGCLSALQLEAITYAAQQHETFLPSGDRAAYLIGDGAGVGKGRTIAGIIYENYLLGRKRSLWFSVSNDLKYDAERDLRDIGAKNIQVHSLNKFKYGKISSKHNGSVKKGVIFATYSSLIGESQSGGKYKTRFEQLLHWCGEDFDGVIIYDECHKAKNVCPIGSSKPTKTGLAVLELQNKLPKARVVYASATGASEPRNMAYMNRLGIWGHKTPFKEFGNFIQAVERRGVGAMEIVAMDMKLRGMYIARQLSFTGVTFKIEEVPLTQRYIHMYNKSVRLWVSAREKFQQAANLMDAEQRMKKSMWGQFWSAHQRFFKYLCIASKVRRVVQLAREEVQNGKCVVIGLQSTGEARTLEALEEGGGELNDFVSTAKGVLQSLVEKHFPAPDRQKLYTLLGIDLSTKKTPLASDSASQPQQKGKKRKAPDSQKKTQQKKPRQHGGLSGTSSDESQSEESDKDSCRDGDSDDSFKSVSSADEDDDFNPFRDESDGEDEDDPWLVRKEPKKSKEKKKKKKRRKSIDPDSIQSALLASGVGSTRPAFTAPVAPPPTATAVKAEPEDSCLTSQDAVEHAQKMKRDLLEKLEELAEELPPNTLDELIDDLGGPENVAEMTGRKGRVVSNDDGTITYESRSELDVPVEILNLTEKQRFMDGEKHIAIISEAASSGISLQADRRVKNQRRRVHMTLELPWSADRAIQQFGRTHRSNQVTAPEYVFLISELAGEQRFASIVAKRLESLGALTHGDRRATETRDLSRFNFDNKYGRNALEIVMKSIVKLDSPLVSPPSDFKGDFFKDVQRGLIGVGLINLEDRYNALSLDKDYNNIGKFLNRILGMEVHQQNALFQYFSDTLAAVIQEAKRSGRFDMGILDLGSGDEKVKKLDCKKFLTPGYTASGHVELFTVSVERGMSWEEATHAWAEQNGADDGFYVQSRNNKKTAILVKEVNTKKRLFLVYRPNTGRQVKLETYAEIKKKFKKVLSEDAKQHWNEQHGSSAKICSHAFWRGNCRKASMGLQCEIGLRCRTYYVLCGSVLSVWNELEEVLTPVSGTNVKVQIVRLRTEDGQRIVGLIIPANCVSPLMHKLSTSDQFQQLAVQEQHKRQQLHPQSLSHAANT, from the exons CACAAACCTCAGCCATCGACCACCACGTTTGTCTTAAATCAGCTCAATCAGCTACCGTCGCTCGGAGCAGCCGTGACCAAGCCGTCGGCCGGCAACCCCGTCAAACACACGGTCACCGTCACAAAGGTGGTCCACGTTGCCAATTCCGCCCTGCGGGGCTCGTCCGGGCCCACCTCCGCAGGCAACCCCCCTTCAGTGTCCACAGCCGTGCCTTCAAACCCCGACCAG ATCCAGTTGAAAGACCTCCTCAGGGCGGGGAGCGTAAAGAGTTCGGGCATGAAGGGCAACAGTCTGGTGGAGCTCATGAAGCTCAAGCCACCGCCGGACATTGCCACACCTGTAGCCACCGCCACAGGGCCCA GTGAAATGAACAATGGCATCAAAAAGGAAAACCCCGCGCCGAAGGAAAGTGTCGTTAGATCCTGGAGCAACGACGAGCTCAAATTGCACGCTTTTTCACATTCCCCG AACACGCCCGGGATGAGGGAGGAGGACGAgcctgaggaggaggaagaggaggagttgGGTCATGCGGAGACGTACGCCGAGTACATGCCAATGAAGT TGAAAGTCGGCCTGCGGCATCCCGACCCAGTAGTGGAGACCAGCTCCCTGTCCAGCGTGAGCCCACCGGACGTGTGGTACCGCCTGACCATCCCGGAGGAGGTGATCGATCGCGGCTGCCTGTCAGCGCTGCAGCTGGAAGCCATCACATACGCCGCCCAA CAACACGAGACGTTCCTGCCGAGCGGCGACCGAGCGGCCTACTTGATCGGCGACGGCGCCGGTGTGGGCAAAGGCCGCACGATCGCCGGGATCATCTATGAGAACTACCTCCTAGGCAGGAAGCGATCGCTTTG GTTTAGCGTTTCCAATGACCTGAAGTATGACGCTGAACGAGATTTGAGGGATATTGGAGCAAAGAACATCCAAGTCCATTCTCTGAACAAG ttcAAGTACGGCAAAATCTCCTCCAAGCACAACGGCAGCGTGAAGAAAGGCGTCATCTTCGCCACGTACTCATCGCTGATTGGGGAGAGCCAGTCGGGCGGCAAGTACAAGACCAGGTTcgaacagctgctccactggtGCGGCGAGGACTTTGATGGTGTC ATTATCTATGATGAGTGTCACAAGGCAAAAAATGTGTGCCCCATTGGCTCATCCAAACCCACAAAAACCGGACTGGCTGTGTTGGAGCTTCAGAACAAACTCCCCAAGGCTCGTGTGGTGTATGCCAGTGCTACAG GTGCTTCGGAACCAAGAAACATGGCATACATGAACCGCCTGGGCATCTGGGGCCATAAAACGCCTTTTAAGGAGTTTGGCAACTTCATCCAGGCGGTCGAGCGCAG GGGCGTGGGTGCCATGGAGATCGTCGCCATGGATATGAAGCTGAGGGGAATGTACATTGCGCGGCAGCTGAGTTTCACCGGTGTAACGTTCAAGATCGAGGAGGTTCCGCTGACTCAACGCTACATTCACATGTACAACAAGTCTGTCAGGCTG TGGGTGAGCGCCCGTGAGAAGTTCCAGCAGGCCGCAAACCTGATGGACGCCGAGCAACGCATGAAGAAGTCCATGTGGGGCCAGTTCTGGTCGGCCCACCAGAGGTTCTTCAAGTACCTCTGCATCGCTTCCAAGGTCCGCAGAGTGGTCCAGCTAGCCAGGGAGGAGGTCCAGAACGGAAAA TGCGTTGTGATCGGCCTTCAGTCCACTGGTGAAGCGAGAACTCTGGAGGCCTTGGAGGAAGGAGGTGGCGAGCTTAACGACTTTGTATCAACTGCAAA AGGTGTGCTGCAGTCCCTCGTGGAGAAGCATTTCCCAGCTCCCGACAGACAAAAACTTTACACACTGCTGGGCATAGACCTCTCGACAAAGAAGACCCCTCTGGCCAGTGACTCTGCATCCCAGCCCCAGcaaaagggaaagaaaagaaaag CACCGGATAGCCAGAAAAAAACGCAGCAGAAGAAGCCCCGCCAGCACGGGGGTCTGTCGGGCACCAGCTCTGACGAGAGCCAGTCGGAGGAGTCTGACAAGGACTCGTGCAGGGACGGGGACAGCGACGACAGCTTCAAGTCGGTCAGCTCGGCAGACGAGGACGACGATTTCAACCCGTTCAGAGATGAGTCTGATGGGGAAGACGAAGATG ATCCCTGGCTTGTCCGAAAGGAGCCCAAGAAGagcaaagagaaaaagaagaaaaaaaagcgaaGGAAGAGCATCGACCCCGACTCCATCCAAAGTGCCTTGTTGGCGTCGGGCGTGGGCTCCACCAGACCGGCCTTCACCGCACCCGTTGCCCCTCCGCCCACTGCGACTGCAG TCAAGGCAGAGCCCGAAGACAGCTGCCTGACGAGTCAGGACGCCGTGGAACACGCTCAGAAAATGAAGCGGGACCTCCTGGAGAAACTGGAGGAGTTGGCCGAGGAGCTGCCGCCCAACACGCTGGACGAGCTCATCGATGATCTGGGAGGACCTGAAAATGTAGCGGAG atgaccGGTCGCAAAGGCCGCGTGGTCAGCAACGACGACGGCACCATAACGTACGAGTCTCGCTCTGAGCTGGACGTGCCCGTCGAAATCCTCAACCTGACTGAGAAGCAGCGTTTCATGGATGGGGAGAAG CACATCGCCATCATCTCCGAGGCGGCGAGCTCGGGCATTTCCCTGCAGGCCGACCGCCGGGTCAAGAACCAGCGCCGCAGAGTCCACATGACGCTGGAGCTGCCGTGGAGCGCCGACCGAGCCATCCAGCAGTTCG GTAGAACTCACAGGTCCAACCAGGTGACAGCTCCCGAGTACGTCTTCCTCATCTCCGAGCTGGCCGGCGAGCAGAGATTTGCCTCGATCGTGGCCAAAAGATTAGAAAGTCTT GGGGCGCTCACGCACGGAGACAGACGAGCAACGGAGACTCGAGATCTCAGCAGGTTCAATTTTGACAACAAA TACGGCCGAAATGCTCTGGAAATTGTGATGAAGTCGATAGTGAAGCTCGACTCCCCACTCGTGTCTCCGCCCTCGGACTTTAAAGGAGATTTCTTCAAAG ATGTTCAAAGAGGCTTGATAGGCGTGGGCCTCATTAATTTGGAGGACAGATACAACGCGCTGTCGCTAGACAAAG ACTACAACAATATTGGGAAGTTCCTGAACCGAATCCTCGGCATGGAGGTCCACCAGCAGAACGCCTTGTTTCAATACTTCTCAGACACGCTGGCGGCCGTCATCCAGGAAGCGAAGCGGAGCGGCAGATTCGACATGGGCATCCTGG ATCTCGGCTCCGGCGACGAGAAGGTGAAGAAGCTCGACTGCAAGAAGTTCCTGACGCCAGGCTACACGGCGTCGGGCCACGTTGAGCTCTTCACG GTGAGCGTGGAGCGAGGGATGTCCTGGGAGGAAGCGACGCACGCCTGGGCTGAGCAGAACGGAGCGGATGATGGATTCTACGTGCAG TCGCGGAACAACAAAAAGACGGCCATTCTGGTGAAGGAGGTGAATACAAAGAAAAGACTCTTTTTGGTCTACCGGCCGAACACGGGCAGGCAGGTTAAGCTGGAGACGTACGCTGAAATCAAGAAGAAGTTTAAGAAG GTCCTGTCAGAAGACGCCAAGCAGCACTGGAACGAGCAGCACGGCTCGTCGGCGAAGATCTGTTCGCATGCTTTCTG GCGGGGCAACTGCAGGAAAGCGTCGATGGGGCTGCAGTGCGAGATCGGCCTGCGCTGCCGCACGTACTACGTGCTGTGCGGCTCGGTGCTGAGCGTGTGGAACGAGCTGGAGGAGGTGCTCACGCCCGTCAGCGGCACCAACGTCAAGGTGCAGATCGTGCGCCTGCGCACGGAGGACGGCCAGCGGATAGTCG
- the sbno1 gene encoding protein strawberry notch homolog 1 isoform X1 has product MDPGQDLLLTALSESGICPNDIGLFDVDSQDVGQPSTTQQSISISALDVGLGTESGELVRTESPSPGPVVTIRQHKPQPSTTTFVLNQLNQLPSLGAAVTKPSAGNPVKHTVTVTKVVHVANSALRGSSGPTSAGNPPSVSTAVPSNPDQIQLKDLLRAGSVKSSGMKGNSLVELMKLKPPPDIATPVATATGPSEMNNGIKKENPAPKESVVRSWSNDELKLHAFSHSPNTPGMREEDEPEEEEEEELGHAETYAEYMPMKLKVGLRHPDPVVETSSLSSVSPPDVWYRLTIPEEVIDRGCLSALQLEAITYAAQQHETFLPSGDRAAYLIGDGAGVGKGRTIAGIIYENYLLGRKRSLWFSVSNDLKYDAERDLRDIGAKNIQVHSLNKFKYGKISSKHNGSVKKGVIFATYSSLIGESQSGGKYKTRFEQLLHWCGEDFDGVIIYDECHKAKNVCPIGSSKPTKTGLAVLELQNKLPKARVVYASATGASEPRNMAYMNRLGIWGHKTPFKEFGNFIQAVERRGVGAMEIVAMDMKLRGMYIARQLSFTGVTFKIEEVPLTQRYIHMYNKSVRLWVSAREKFQQAANLMDAEQRMKKSMWGQFWSAHQRFFKYLCIASKVRRVVQLAREEVQNGKCVVIGLQSTGEARTLEALEEGGGELNDFVSTAKGVLQSLVEKHFPAPDRQKLYTLLGIDLSTKKTPLASDSASQPQQKGKKRKAPDSQKKTQQKKPRQHGGLSGTSSDESQSEESDKDSCRDGDSDDSFKSVSSADEDDDFNPFRDESDGEDEDDPWLVRKEPKKSKEKKKKKKRRKSIDPDSIQSALLASGVGSTRPAFTAPVAPPPTATAVKAEPEDSCLTSQDAVEHAQKMKRDLLEKLEELAEELPPNTLDELIDDLGGPENVAEMTGRKGRVVSNDDGTITYESRSELDVPVEILNLTEKQRFMDGEKHIAIISEAASSGISLQADRRVKNQRRRVHMTLELPWSADRAIQQFGRTHRSNQVTAPEYVFLISELAGEQRFASIVAKRLESLGALTHGDRRATETRDLSRFNFDNKYGRNALEIVMKSIVKLDSPLVSPPSDFKGDFFKDVQRGLIGVGLINLEDRYNALSLDKDYNNIGKFLNRILGMEVHQQNALFQYFSDTLAAVIQEAKRSGRFDMGILDLGSGDEKVKKLDCKKFLTPGYTASGHVELFTVSVERGMSWEEATHAWAEQNGADDGFYVQSRNNKKTAILVKEVNTKKRLFLVYRPNTGRQVKLETYAEIKKKFKKVLSEDAKQHWNEQHGSSAKICSHAFWRGNCRKASMGLQCEIGLRCRTYYVLCGSVLSVWNELEEVLTPVSGTNVKVQIVRLRTEDGQRIVGLIIPANCVSPLMHKLSTSDQFQQLAVQEQHKRQQLHPQSLSHAANT; this is encoded by the exons CAGCACAAACCTCAGCCATCGACCACCACGTTTGTCTTAAATCAGCTCAATCAGCTACCGTCGCTCGGAGCAGCCGTGACCAAGCCGTCGGCCGGCAACCCCGTCAAACACACGGTCACCGTCACAAAGGTGGTCCACGTTGCCAATTCCGCCCTGCGGGGCTCGTCCGGGCCCACCTCCGCAGGCAACCCCCCTTCAGTGTCCACAGCCGTGCCTTCAAACCCCGACCAG ATCCAGTTGAAAGACCTCCTCAGGGCGGGGAGCGTAAAGAGTTCGGGCATGAAGGGCAACAGTCTGGTGGAGCTCATGAAGCTCAAGCCACCGCCGGACATTGCCACACCTGTAGCCACCGCCACAGGGCCCA GTGAAATGAACAATGGCATCAAAAAGGAAAACCCCGCGCCGAAGGAAAGTGTCGTTAGATCCTGGAGCAACGACGAGCTCAAATTGCACGCTTTTTCACATTCCCCG AACACGCCCGGGATGAGGGAGGAGGACGAgcctgaggaggaggaagaggaggagttgGGTCATGCGGAGACGTACGCCGAGTACATGCCAATGAAGT TGAAAGTCGGCCTGCGGCATCCCGACCCAGTAGTGGAGACCAGCTCCCTGTCCAGCGTGAGCCCACCGGACGTGTGGTACCGCCTGACCATCCCGGAGGAGGTGATCGATCGCGGCTGCCTGTCAGCGCTGCAGCTGGAAGCCATCACATACGCCGCCCAA CAACACGAGACGTTCCTGCCGAGCGGCGACCGAGCGGCCTACTTGATCGGCGACGGCGCCGGTGTGGGCAAAGGCCGCACGATCGCCGGGATCATCTATGAGAACTACCTCCTAGGCAGGAAGCGATCGCTTTG GTTTAGCGTTTCCAATGACCTGAAGTATGACGCTGAACGAGATTTGAGGGATATTGGAGCAAAGAACATCCAAGTCCATTCTCTGAACAAG ttcAAGTACGGCAAAATCTCCTCCAAGCACAACGGCAGCGTGAAGAAAGGCGTCATCTTCGCCACGTACTCATCGCTGATTGGGGAGAGCCAGTCGGGCGGCAAGTACAAGACCAGGTTcgaacagctgctccactggtGCGGCGAGGACTTTGATGGTGTC ATTATCTATGATGAGTGTCACAAGGCAAAAAATGTGTGCCCCATTGGCTCATCCAAACCCACAAAAACCGGACTGGCTGTGTTGGAGCTTCAGAACAAACTCCCCAAGGCTCGTGTGGTGTATGCCAGTGCTACAG GTGCTTCGGAACCAAGAAACATGGCATACATGAACCGCCTGGGCATCTGGGGCCATAAAACGCCTTTTAAGGAGTTTGGCAACTTCATCCAGGCGGTCGAGCGCAG GGGCGTGGGTGCCATGGAGATCGTCGCCATGGATATGAAGCTGAGGGGAATGTACATTGCGCGGCAGCTGAGTTTCACCGGTGTAACGTTCAAGATCGAGGAGGTTCCGCTGACTCAACGCTACATTCACATGTACAACAAGTCTGTCAGGCTG TGGGTGAGCGCCCGTGAGAAGTTCCAGCAGGCCGCAAACCTGATGGACGCCGAGCAACGCATGAAGAAGTCCATGTGGGGCCAGTTCTGGTCGGCCCACCAGAGGTTCTTCAAGTACCTCTGCATCGCTTCCAAGGTCCGCAGAGTGGTCCAGCTAGCCAGGGAGGAGGTCCAGAACGGAAAA TGCGTTGTGATCGGCCTTCAGTCCACTGGTGAAGCGAGAACTCTGGAGGCCTTGGAGGAAGGAGGTGGCGAGCTTAACGACTTTGTATCAACTGCAAA AGGTGTGCTGCAGTCCCTCGTGGAGAAGCATTTCCCAGCTCCCGACAGACAAAAACTTTACACACTGCTGGGCATAGACCTCTCGACAAAGAAGACCCCTCTGGCCAGTGACTCTGCATCCCAGCCCCAGcaaaagggaaagaaaagaaaag CACCGGATAGCCAGAAAAAAACGCAGCAGAAGAAGCCCCGCCAGCACGGGGGTCTGTCGGGCACCAGCTCTGACGAGAGCCAGTCGGAGGAGTCTGACAAGGACTCGTGCAGGGACGGGGACAGCGACGACAGCTTCAAGTCGGTCAGCTCGGCAGACGAGGACGACGATTTCAACCCGTTCAGAGATGAGTCTGATGGGGAAGACGAAGATG ATCCCTGGCTTGTCCGAAAGGAGCCCAAGAAGagcaaagagaaaaagaagaaaaaaaagcgaaGGAAGAGCATCGACCCCGACTCCATCCAAAGTGCCTTGTTGGCGTCGGGCGTGGGCTCCACCAGACCGGCCTTCACCGCACCCGTTGCCCCTCCGCCCACTGCGACTGCAG TCAAGGCAGAGCCCGAAGACAGCTGCCTGACGAGTCAGGACGCCGTGGAACACGCTCAGAAAATGAAGCGGGACCTCCTGGAGAAACTGGAGGAGTTGGCCGAGGAGCTGCCGCCCAACACGCTGGACGAGCTCATCGATGATCTGGGAGGACCTGAAAATGTAGCGGAG atgaccGGTCGCAAAGGCCGCGTGGTCAGCAACGACGACGGCACCATAACGTACGAGTCTCGCTCTGAGCTGGACGTGCCCGTCGAAATCCTCAACCTGACTGAGAAGCAGCGTTTCATGGATGGGGAGAAG CACATCGCCATCATCTCCGAGGCGGCGAGCTCGGGCATTTCCCTGCAGGCCGACCGCCGGGTCAAGAACCAGCGCCGCAGAGTCCACATGACGCTGGAGCTGCCGTGGAGCGCCGACCGAGCCATCCAGCAGTTCG GTAGAACTCACAGGTCCAACCAGGTGACAGCTCCCGAGTACGTCTTCCTCATCTCCGAGCTGGCCGGCGAGCAGAGATTTGCCTCGATCGTGGCCAAAAGATTAGAAAGTCTT GGGGCGCTCACGCACGGAGACAGACGAGCAACGGAGACTCGAGATCTCAGCAGGTTCAATTTTGACAACAAA TACGGCCGAAATGCTCTGGAAATTGTGATGAAGTCGATAGTGAAGCTCGACTCCCCACTCGTGTCTCCGCCCTCGGACTTTAAAGGAGATTTCTTCAAAG ATGTTCAAAGAGGCTTGATAGGCGTGGGCCTCATTAATTTGGAGGACAGATACAACGCGCTGTCGCTAGACAAAG ACTACAACAATATTGGGAAGTTCCTGAACCGAATCCTCGGCATGGAGGTCCACCAGCAGAACGCCTTGTTTCAATACTTCTCAGACACGCTGGCGGCCGTCATCCAGGAAGCGAAGCGGAGCGGCAGATTCGACATGGGCATCCTGG ATCTCGGCTCCGGCGACGAGAAGGTGAAGAAGCTCGACTGCAAGAAGTTCCTGACGCCAGGCTACACGGCGTCGGGCCACGTTGAGCTCTTCACG GTGAGCGTGGAGCGAGGGATGTCCTGGGAGGAAGCGACGCACGCCTGGGCTGAGCAGAACGGAGCGGATGATGGATTCTACGTGCAG TCGCGGAACAACAAAAAGACGGCCATTCTGGTGAAGGAGGTGAATACAAAGAAAAGACTCTTTTTGGTCTACCGGCCGAACACGGGCAGGCAGGTTAAGCTGGAGACGTACGCTGAAATCAAGAAGAAGTTTAAGAAG GTCCTGTCAGAAGACGCCAAGCAGCACTGGAACGAGCAGCACGGCTCGTCGGCGAAGATCTGTTCGCATGCTTTCTG GCGGGGCAACTGCAGGAAAGCGTCGATGGGGCTGCAGTGCGAGATCGGCCTGCGCTGCCGCACGTACTACGTGCTGTGCGGCTCGGTGCTGAGCGTGTGGAACGAGCTGGAGGAGGTGCTCACGCCCGTCAGCGGCACCAACGTCAAGGTGCAGATCGTGCGCCTGCGCACGGAGGACGGCCAGCGGATAGTCG